From Acinonyx jubatus isolate Ajub_Pintada_27869175 chromosome B2, VMU_Ajub_asm_v1.0, whole genome shotgun sequence, a single genomic window includes:
- the GCM1 gene encoding chorion-specific transcription factor GCMa — protein MEPEDFDSEEKEMLSWDINDMKLPQNVKKTDWFQEWPDSYEKHIYSSEDRNAQRHLSSWAMRNTNNHNSRILKKSCLGVVVCSRDCSAEEGRKIYLRPAICDKARQKQQRKRCPNCDGPLKLIPCRGHGGFPVTNFWRHDGRFIFFQSKGEHDHPKPETKLEAEARRAMKRAQTASSSVSLKLKGSPETKSLPGETQSWGSLPLTWSIQEGIQLPGSYGGRLIANTPQQKSLNDSLFFSKSYCLGGTTDLVDPASTLGPTKLYEKCKLSSSWIYNSGDLLHPVSGVFSDYDDRQTWNKNTALGRNSLNDNRCPNYPFALTSWPYDFSPSQNSSEPFSQQIPVEPPAAESSCHPLWPNPGGDLYEEKVHVDFNSCYPSTTCHSRQEDPFLLTYTPHPHHQYSLTGKSSEWDFNEEMRGMGLDHYNNEMLLNLCPLR, from the exons AACGTGAAAAAGACCGACTGGTTCCAGGAGTGGCCAGATTCCTACGAGAAGCACATCTACAGCTCAGAGGACAGGAATGCGCAGCGGCACCTGAGCAGCTGGGCCATGCGCAACACCAACAACCACAACTCGCGCATCCTCAAGAAGTCCTGCCTGGGCGTGGTGGTGTGCAGCCGTGACTGCTCCGCTGAGGAGGGGCGCAAGATCTACCTGAGACCGGCCATCTGCGACAAAGCCCGGCAGAAGCAGCAGA GGAAACGCTGTCCCAACTGTGATGGGCCTCTCAAGCTGATTCCTTGCCGAGGCCATGGGGGCTTCCCGGTCACCAACTTCTGGAGGCACGATGGACGCTTCATATTTTTCCAG TCAAAGGGAGAACACGATCATCCCAAGCCAGAAACCAAGTTGGAAGCTGAGGCAAGAAGAGCAATGAAGAGGGCACAGACGGcatcctcctctgtctccttaaAGCTGAAGGGGAGCCCAGAGACAAAG TCTCTTCCAGGTGAAACACAAAGTTGGGGAAGTTTACCTTTAACTTGGTCTATCCAGGAAGGCATCCAATTGCCTGGTAGTTACGGTGGACGTTTAATAGCTAACACTCCCCAGCAGAAGTCACTGAATGATTCCTTATTCTTCTCCAAGAGTTATTGTTTGGGGGGAACCACTGATCTGGTAGACCCTGCTTCTACCTTGGGCCCCACTAAACTctatgagaaatgcaaattgtcCAGTAGTTGGATTTATAATAGTGGGGACCTGCTTCATCCTGTTTCTGGAGTCTTCTCTGACTACGATGATCGGCAAACGTGGAATAAAAACACTGCTTTGGGGAGAAATTCTCTTAATGACAATCGTTGTCCCAATTATCCTTTTGCTTTGACCAGCTGGCCTTATGATTTCTCCCCTTCTCAGAACTCTTCAGAACCCTTTTCCCAGCAGATTCCCGTGGAACCACCTGCAGCCGAAAGTAGCTGTCACCCACTATGGCCAAATCCAGGGGGTGATCTTTACGAAGAGAAGGTGCATGTGGATTTTAACAGCTGCTACCCTTCCACCACATGCCACTCACGTCAGGAAGACCCCTTTCTCCTCACctataccccccacccccaccatcaatATTCATTGACAGGCAAGAGCAGCGAGTGGgattttaatgaagaaatgagGGGCATGGGTTTGGATCACTACAACAATGAGATGCTTCTAAACCTCTGTCCTTTAAGATGA